A part of Aquibium oceanicum genomic DNA contains:
- a CDS encoding carboxylesterase/lipase family protein, translating to MPGGLAPCFCGRAALKLHRTELATEPRAEQAPVARFASGDARGVRRDGLCIFRGIPYAEPPVGSQRWRPPIAARRWEGVRDAFAPGPTCVQPQRRGGSIYASELAATSEDCLYLDIWAPEDARDLPVVVWIHGGSFIWGAGSETLYDGAALAQRGVVVVAVNYRLGVLGYLAHPQLSAESPDGVSGNYGLLDQIAALQWVQRNIEAVGGDPDNVTIAGESAGALSVLYLMASPAARGLFAKAIAQSAYMISMPALNETRHGHEPAEIAGERLCASLGAEDIDALRAMDAHELSSAALRAGFAPLGTVDGHVLPDQLVDIFERGDQAKVPLLAGFNSGEIRSLPFLVPPLPESAAAYEAAIRSRYGSLAEPFLSLYPSRNIRESTLAAVRDALYGWTVLKLAEVQKAAGLPTFLYYFDHTYPAATGAGLDAFHACELPYLFGTADRTPPLWPAIPETESEASLSLAIGDYWASFARSGSPRAQAAPDWPDHAVAGEFIRFAGHPRLETALAPGMFELLDEVVRQRRSSGTVPWNWNVGVAAPLPPSGA from the coding sequence GTGCCCGGCGGACTTGCGCCCTGCTTTTGCGGGAGAGCGGCGCTGAAGCTTCATCGGACGGAACTGGCGACCGAACCGCGCGCGGAGCAGGCTCCCGTCGCGCGTTTTGCGTCCGGCGATGCGCGGGGGGTGCGCAGGGACGGACTTTGCATCTTTCGCGGCATTCCGTACGCCGAGCCGCCTGTCGGGTCGCAGCGGTGGCGGCCACCGATCGCCGCGCGCCGTTGGGAGGGCGTACGCGATGCCTTCGCTCCAGGCCCGACCTGTGTACAGCCGCAGCGCCGTGGCGGCAGCATCTATGCCAGCGAACTGGCCGCGACCTCCGAGGATTGCCTCTATCTCGACATCTGGGCGCCGGAAGACGCGCGTGACCTGCCGGTCGTCGTCTGGATCCACGGCGGCTCGTTCATCTGGGGGGCGGGCAGCGAGACGCTCTACGACGGAGCCGCCCTGGCGCAGCGAGGCGTGGTCGTCGTCGCGGTCAACTACCGTCTGGGCGTCCTCGGCTATCTCGCGCACCCGCAACTGAGTGCGGAATCGCCCGACGGGGTCTCGGGCAACTACGGGCTGCTGGACCAGATCGCGGCGCTTCAATGGGTCCAGCGCAACATCGAGGCCGTCGGCGGCGATCCCGACAACGTGACGATCGCGGGCGAGTCCGCTGGTGCGCTGAGCGTCCTCTACCTGATGGCGTCACCTGCGGCGCGCGGGCTGTTCGCAAAGGCAATCGCGCAGAGCGCCTACATGATCTCGATGCCTGCGCTGAACGAGACTCGGCACGGGCACGAACCCGCGGAGATCGCCGGAGAGCGCCTGTGCGCAAGTCTCGGCGCGGAAGATATCGACGCCCTGCGGGCGATGGACGCGCACGAGCTTTCGAGTGCTGCTTTGCGGGCAGGCTTCGCGCCGCTGGGCACCGTAGACGGTCATGTCCTGCCGGACCAGCTCGTCGATATCTTCGAACGCGGCGACCAGGCGAAGGTGCCGCTGCTCGCCGGCTTCAACAGCGGGGAAATCCGTTCGCTGCCGTTCCTGGTCCCGCCGCTCCCTGAGAGCGCGGCGGCCTACGAGGCCGCGATCAGGAGCCGCTACGGGAGCCTCGCCGAGCCCTTCCTGTCGCTGTATCCGTCCAGAAACATCAGGGAAAGCACGCTCGCCGCTGTCCGCGACGCGCTCTACGGCTGGACCGTCCTGAAGCTCGCCGAGGTGCAGAAGGCGGCCGGCCTTCCCACATTCCTCTACTATTTCGACCACACCTACCCCGCCGCTACCGGAGCAGGGCTCGACGCCTTCCATGCTTGCGAACTGCCCTATCTGTTCGGCACCGCCGACCGGACGCCGCCGCTCTGGCCCGCGATACCGGAAACGGAGTCCGAGGCCAGTCTTTCGCTCGCCATTGGCGACTACTGGGCTTCCTTCGCGCGCAGCGGCTCGCCGCGCGCGCAAGCTGCGCCCGACTGGCCGGATCATGCGGTTGCAGGCGAATTCATCCGCTTCGCCGGGCATCCCCGGCTCGAAACCGCCCTTGCTCCGGGAATGTTCGAACTTCTCGATGAGGTCGTGCGCCAGCGGCGCAGCTCAGGCACGGTTCCCTGGAACTGGAATGTAGGGGTGGCGGCGCCTCTTCCGCCGTCGGGGGCGTAG
- a CDS encoding TetR/AcrR family transcriptional regulator, with translation MTVLKASRRKASTKAEQRAEMIEQILDAAELLFSRHGLYGVTLKDVAKQVGVHHTLINYYFDDKKALFNEVFARRAVVTSERRMRMLEEYEQASAGQPTVEGALRAFLDTDLDLYIEGGESWKNYGALASQVANTPEWGAAMMDEHFDPVVLRLIGLLKQALPGCAEENIFWGYHFVSGALMLTLARTGRVDKLSGGLCRSEDFAAVKQRMSTFMAAGFLAICRKEEPE, from the coding sequence TTGACCGTACTCAAGGCATCCCGCCGCAAGGCTTCCACAAAGGCCGAACAGCGCGCGGAAATGATCGAGCAGATTCTCGACGCCGCCGAACTGCTTTTTTCCCGGCACGGGCTCTATGGCGTGACCCTGAAGGACGTCGCCAAGCAGGTCGGCGTTCATCACACGCTGATCAACTACTACTTCGACGACAAGAAGGCCCTGTTCAACGAGGTGTTCGCCCGCCGCGCGGTGGTCACCAGCGAGCGCCGAATGCGCATGCTGGAAGAGTACGAGCAGGCGTCGGCCGGCCAGCCCACGGTCGAGGGCGCCTTGCGGGCCTTCCTCGACACCGATCTCGACCTCTACATCGAAGGCGGCGAGAGCTGGAAGAACTACGGCGCGCTCGCCTCTCAGGTGGCCAACACGCCCGAATGGGGCGCCGCCATGATGGACGAGCATTTCGATCCGGTCGTGCTGCGGCTGATCGGCCTCCTGAAGCAGGCGCTGCCCGGCTGCGCCGAGGAGAATATCTTCTGGGGCTATCATTTTGTCTCCGGCGCGCTGATGCTGACCCTTGCGCGCACGGGCCGCGTCGACAAGCTCTCCGGCGGCTTGTGCCGTTCCGAGGACTTCGCGGCGGTCAAGCAGCGCATGTCGACCTTCATGGCAGCTGGGTTCCTCGCCATCTGCCGGAAGGAAGAGCCGGAATAG
- a CDS encoding AMP-binding protein, producing the protein MNDGAMQPYPLTVDKFLDHAAKWHADAEVVTARAGGASTRVSYAELRERALRVSGVLAGLGVAFGDRVATLAWNSQTHLETWYAIMGMGASCHTLNPRLTADVTASMLQKSGAKILIVSADLLPLAREIAANAPLRTILTIDEDAEPGIELAGAQPLESLLAAGRTDIAWGGFDENTECGLCFTSGTTGQPKGVAYSHRSTYLHTLRLLQADVMAMTAEDTALPVVPMFHASAWGMPFAAPAVGARLVLPGRHLDGASLARLIVSEGVTVASAVPTVWLGLVEHLEAEGGDVPSLKRIVVGGSPMPPALMARIERRLGVTVQTSWGMTELSPLGTIAPLGLADRDAGISGRPALGIDLLLTDAEGRPHEQQRGVEGHLRVRGASVVERYLGQAEKATDAEGWFDTGDLARIDARGNLVITGRSKDLIKSGGEWINPAEIEAIVAALPQVSLAAVIGRADSRWGERPILLVELRQGEDITDQQLLEPLRDRVASWWIPEEVVRLPKMPLAATGKVDKLHLRSQYGQA; encoded by the coding sequence ATGAACGACGGAGCGATGCAGCCCTATCCGCTGACGGTCGACAAGTTCCTCGACCACGCCGCCAAATGGCACGCGGATGCGGAGGTCGTCACCGCTCGTGCTGGTGGGGCGAGCACCCGCGTAAGCTATGCCGAACTCAGGGAACGTGCTCTTCGGGTTTCCGGCGTGCTGGCCGGGCTCGGTGTCGCCTTCGGCGATCGCGTCGCGACGCTGGCCTGGAACAGCCAGACGCATCTCGAGACCTGGTACGCCATCATGGGCATGGGTGCGTCATGCCACACGCTCAACCCCCGCCTCACGGCCGACGTGACCGCGTCGATGCTCCAGAAATCCGGGGCAAAAATCCTCATCGTCAGCGCCGATCTCCTGCCGCTGGCGCGCGAGATCGCCGCCAACGCCCCGTTGCGGACGATCCTGACGATCGACGAGGACGCAGAGCCCGGGATCGAGCTGGCCGGAGCGCAGCCTCTCGAGTCTCTTCTTGCTGCAGGCAGGACGGATATCGCCTGGGGCGGGTTCGACGAAAACACCGAATGCGGCCTCTGCTTCACCTCGGGCACCACGGGCCAGCCGAAGGGCGTCGCCTATTCCCATCGATCCACCTATCTCCATACGTTGCGGCTGTTGCAGGCCGACGTGATGGCGATGACGGCTGAGGACACCGCGCTTCCGGTGGTGCCGATGTTTCACGCGAGCGCCTGGGGCATGCCCTTCGCGGCCCCTGCCGTCGGCGCTCGCCTTGTGCTGCCGGGCCGTCATCTCGACGGTGCGAGCCTGGCGCGGCTGATCGTGTCGGAGGGTGTCACGGTCGCTTCGGCAGTCCCGACCGTCTGGCTCGGTCTCGTCGAACACCTCGAAGCCGAAGGCGGCGACGTTCCGTCGCTCAAGCGGATCGTCGTCGGCGGATCGCCGATGCCGCCCGCCCTGATGGCGCGGATCGAGCGGCGCCTCGGCGTCACGGTCCAGACGAGCTGGGGCATGACGGAACTTTCGCCGCTGGGCACCATCGCGCCGCTCGGTCTCGCCGATCGCGATGCGGGCATCTCGGGGCGGCCAGCACTCGGCATCGACCTGCTGCTCACCGACGCCGAAGGCCGTCCCCACGAACAGCAGCGCGGCGTCGAAGGCCATCTGCGCGTGCGTGGCGCATCGGTGGTCGAGCGCTATCTGGGGCAGGCCGAAAAGGCGACGGATGCCGAGGGATGGTTCGACACGGGCGATCTCGCCCGCATCGACGCCAGGGGAAATCTCGTCATCACCGGGCGGTCCAAGGATCTTATCAAGTCGGGCGGCGAATGGATCAATCCCGCCGAGATCGAGGCGATCGTCGCGGCGCTGCCGCAAGTCTCGCTGGCAGCGGTGATCGGACGCGCCGATTCCAGGTGGGGCGAGCGGCCCATCCTTCTGGTCGAGCTGCGCCAGGGCGAGGACATAACCGACCAACAACTGCTGGAGCCGTTGCGCGACCGCGTCGCCTCGTGGTGGATCCCGGAAGAGGTCGTGCGGCTACCTAAAATGCCGCTCGCGGCGACCGGCAAGGTGGACAAACTGCATCTGCGCTCGCAATACGGACAGGCGTGA
- a CDS encoding GntR family transcriptional regulator → MSSASEHRQTLREDGTPYYVQLAAIIRRQIVDETWNIGDRLPTLKQLVATFGVSPMTVRHALAGLENEGLISAERGRGTFVTGKPHTPESVPYLLTGSPAYRGKELSFRVVPSRESEVELRLSPEDGKPLGEYRHMKRIFSRNDHPFIVGQYLVADVVHRMIPEKLWKTELVSTLLYDTKDVGLSHVRQTFRVVSSMPAEAAELDIRVHDPVVRVRRIFQNAKKEVLCLAQLVYRTDGVVFDINIDLDDRNRLLELGGFPES, encoded by the coding sequence TTGTCGAGCGCTTCTGAGCACAGGCAGACGCTGAGGGAGGACGGGACCCCCTACTACGTGCAGCTCGCCGCAATCATCCGCAGGCAGATCGTGGACGAGACCTGGAACATCGGCGACAGGCTCCCGACGCTGAAGCAGCTCGTCGCCACCTTCGGCGTTTCGCCGATGACGGTACGCCATGCCTTGGCTGGGCTGGAAAACGAGGGGCTGATCAGCGCCGAGCGCGGGCGAGGCACCTTCGTCACCGGCAAGCCGCACACGCCGGAGTCGGTGCCCTACCTGTTGACCGGCTCGCCTGCCTACAGAGGCAAGGAGCTGAGCTTCCGTGTCGTGCCCTCCCGCGAAAGCGAGGTGGAACTGCGCCTCTCGCCAGAGGACGGCAAGCCGCTCGGCGAATATCGGCACATGAAGCGCATCTTCTCGCGCAACGATCACCCCTTTATCGTCGGCCAGTACCTGGTCGCAGACGTGGTCCACCGGATGATCCCCGAAAAGCTCTGGAAGACGGAACTCGTCAGCACGCTTCTCTACGACACGAAGGACGTCGGCCTCAGTCACGTTCGCCAGACCTTCCGCGTGGTCTCCTCGATGCCGGCGGAGGCGGCCGAACTTGACATCCGCGTCCACGACCCGGTGGTGCGGGTGCGCCGCATCTTCCAGAACGCGAAGAAGGAAGTCCTCTGCCTGGCGCAACTCGTCTACCGCACCGACGGCGTGGTCTTCGACATCAACATCGATCTCGACGACCGCAATCGCCTGCTTGAACTGGGCGGCTTTCCGGAATCCTGA
- a CDS encoding ABC transporter substrate-binding protein, with product MKKWITASGVIAALAFGLAGSPAAAEGSGTFKYAEQVKLITMDPQKQSGSGVPFLRPAYESLFEKGPNGENVPLLATSYEVDGLDVTIKLREDVSFSNGEAFNAEAAAANINRGVEIGIVEGLKTVESAKAIDEYTLGIRLKEIDPAIITTLCYTGGMMIAPSAMNDPALDRNPVGTGPYIHSKDESREGEVQVYVPNPTYWDKDMIGLARYEVWEIPDDTARLNALKTGQIDAGNWLSNPQAAIIDKSPDLKLMRNNGGLNYHVIISDRDGTVVPAFADPLVREAMALAIDREAFNKAIQFGLAVKSFQPYGKGDWAYDPSLEGVYEYNVEKARELMAQSKFPDGFTFDMPSIPIYQPRLEALAGFFNEIGITMNIVPVEPGTLARRSRTTDFPATNLVWNTVTDPKFLALRYIYEDAAYNPFKVKPSDTLLALAKEGLTSVETDVRAPIYHKMAAQLADEAFLIFVTNAPILIGVTNATAENTTVRYRYGEDSINLRGLKAND from the coding sequence ATGAAGAAGTGGATCACAGCATCGGGAGTTATTGCCGCGCTCGCATTCGGGCTTGCCGGAAGTCCGGCGGCTGCGGAAGGCAGCGGCACCTTCAAATACGCGGAACAGGTGAAGCTCATCACCATGGACCCGCAGAAGCAGAGCGGAAGCGGCGTGCCCTTCCTGCGCCCGGCCTATGAGTCGCTGTTCGAGAAAGGCCCGAACGGCGAAAACGTGCCATTGCTGGCCACCAGCTACGAGGTCGACGGCCTCGACGTGACGATCAAGCTGCGCGAAGACGTCAGCTTCTCCAACGGCGAAGCCTTCAACGCCGAGGCGGCGGCGGCGAACATCAACCGCGGCGTCGAGATCGGCATCGTAGAAGGTCTCAAGACCGTCGAGAGCGCCAAGGCGATCGACGAATACACGCTCGGCATCAGGCTCAAGGAGATCGACCCCGCGATCATCACCACCCTGTGCTACACCGGCGGCATGATGATCGCGCCGTCGGCGATGAACGATCCCGCGCTCGACCGCAATCCGGTCGGCACCGGCCCCTACATCCACAGCAAGGACGAGTCGCGCGAGGGCGAGGTGCAGGTCTACGTGCCGAACCCGACCTACTGGGACAAGGACATGATCGGCCTCGCGCGCTACGAGGTGTGGGAGATTCCCGACGATACCGCGCGTCTCAACGCACTCAAGACCGGCCAGATCGACGCCGGCAACTGGCTCTCCAACCCTCAGGCGGCGATCATCGACAAGTCGCCCGACCTGAAACTGATGCGCAACAATGGCGGCCTTAACTACCACGTCATCATCTCCGACCGCGACGGCACGGTCGTTCCGGCCTTCGCCGATCCGCTGGTGCGGGAGGCCATGGCGCTCGCCATCGATCGGGAAGCCTTCAACAAGGCGATCCAGTTCGGCCTCGCGGTGAAGTCGTTCCAGCCCTACGGCAAGGGCGACTGGGCCTACGATCCGTCGCTCGAGGGCGTCTACGAATACAATGTCGAAAAGGCGCGCGAACTGATGGCGCAGTCGAAGTTCCCCGACGGGTTCACCTTCGACATGCCGTCGATCCCGATCTACCAGCCGCGTCTGGAGGCGCTCGCTGGCTTCTTCAACGAGATCGGCATCACCATGAACATCGTGCCCGTGGAGCCCGGCACGCTGGCGCGCCGCAGCCGCACGACGGATTTCCCAGCCACCAACCTCGTCTGGAACACGGTCACGGATCCGAAATTCCTGGCGCTGCGCTACATCTACGAGGATGCGGCCTACAATCCCTTCAAGGTCAAGCCGAGCGATACGCTGCTGGCGCTGGCCAAGGAGGGATTGACCTCGGTGGAGACCGACGTGCGGGCACCGATCTACCACAAGATGGCGGCCCAGCTGGCTGACGAGGCGTTCCTGATATTCGTCACCAATGCGCCGATCTTGATCGGGGTCACCAACGCCACGGCGGAAAACACCACGGTCCGGTATCGCTACGGAGAGGATTCCATCAATCTCCGCGGCCTCAAGGCCAACGACTAG